The Terriglobia bacterium genome window below encodes:
- a CDS encoding DUF4118 domain-containing protein: protein MSRRISFKISLPAALGAVFLITLVFRQIVAVNATTVGFVYLISILLIAAWCGIVESVVASLAATVCFNYFFLPPVGAWTISDPENWAALFAFLFSGLIASELSRRGRRRGMEMERLYSLSRTIMMMDETQPIGEQLARELARICEIPAVAIYDCRTDAVFIGGADSIFNVESRLKGASIDGRQSRDENIDTLFAPISRGGQKTGSIAIQGGVLAGTALQAVLNLVGIALENAGSRDIATRSQAARQSQEFKSTLLDGLAHEFKTPLTSIRAATTAMLASNISSPARRELTLIVDQEVDRLGRLVTEATRIARIEAGHIQINRQWISIGSVIEHLVSETEVQRDGRCLDVLGVTDLPPVFIDGELIQLALRQLVDNALKYSLRGSAIGISSRLSAGNLLISVHNQGEPLSDLERSRIFDKFYRGQNVRHLVAGTGMGLPVAREILMAHGGDIALAGSDRNGTEFVMTIPAG, encoded by the coding sequence ATGTCCCGAAGGATTTCATTCAAGATCAGCCTGCCGGCCGCTCTGGGGGCGGTTTTCCTGATCACGCTGGTCTTCAGACAGATCGTGGCCGTCAACGCGACGACCGTGGGCTTTGTCTATCTGATTTCGATTCTTCTGATCGCGGCCTGGTGCGGAATCGTCGAGTCGGTTGTGGCGTCGCTTGCCGCGACGGTTTGTTTCAACTATTTCTTTCTGCCTCCGGTAGGCGCCTGGACCATTTCCGATCCGGAGAATTGGGCCGCGTTATTTGCGTTTCTGTTCAGCGGCCTCATCGCGAGCGAACTGTCCCGGAGGGGGCGGCGGCGTGGAATGGAGATGGAGCGGCTTTATTCGCTGAGCCGGACCATCATGATGATGGATGAAACGCAGCCGATCGGTGAGCAGCTCGCGCGCGAGCTCGCCCGAATTTGCGAGATTCCTGCGGTGGCGATCTATGACTGCCGCACGGATGCCGTGTTTATCGGCGGCGCCGACAGTATTTTCAATGTTGAATCCCGCTTGAAAGGCGCCTCCATCGATGGAAGGCAATCCAGAGATGAGAACATCGATACGCTGTTTGCCCCGATCAGCCGCGGGGGACAAAAGACGGGCAGTATTGCCATTCAGGGAGGCGTACTGGCCGGCACGGCCCTGCAGGCAGTGCTGAACCTCGTCGGTATCGCCCTTGAAAATGCCGGCAGCCGTGATATTGCCACCCGTTCACAGGCCGCCCGGCAAAGCCAGGAATTCAAATCCACCCTGCTGGATGGCCTTGCTCATGAATTCAAAACCCCTCTGACGTCGATCCGCGCCGCGACGACGGCGATGCTGGCATCGAATATATCGAGTCCCGCGCGCCGCGAGCTGACGTTGATCGTGGACCAGGAAGTCGACCGGTTGGGCCGTCTGGTAACGGAAGCGACACGCATTGCCCGTATCGAAGCCGGACATATTCAGATCAACCGGCAGTGGATTTCGATCGGAAGCGTCATCGAGCACCTTGTCAGCGAGACGGAGGTGCAGCGTGACGGCCGTTGCCTGGATGTGCTCGGAGTTACGGATCTCCCGCCCGTCTTTATCGACGGCGAGTTGATTCAGCTGGCTCTCCGGCAGCTCGTCGACAATGCGCTGAAGTATTCCTTGCGCGGATCGGCCATCGGGATTTCCTCACGATTGAGCGCTGGGAATCTTCTGATTTCGGTGCACAATCAGGGTGAGCCCCTGTCCGATCTGGAGCGCTCGCGCATTTTCGACAAGTTTTACCGCGGTCAGAATGTCCGGCACCTGGTTGCAGGAACAGGAATGGGGCTGCCGGTGGCGCGGGAGATTCTGATGGCTCACGGCGGTGACATTGCTCTCGCCGGCAGCGATCGAAACGGCACGGAATTCGTGATGACGATTCCGGCCGGCTGA